Proteins from a single region of Urocitellus parryii isolate mUroPar1 chromosome 4, mUroPar1.hap1, whole genome shotgun sequence:
- the LOC144254237 gene encoding mas-related G-protein coupled receptor member X3-like: protein MNEKEQDSSLYFTKDPDCEVPDIHYYPVVLAGNATVLWFCMCRNSFSVYILNLASVDFLFLCCHIVDTLLYFAMIFYFSVNRCTNIIIYFLTGSFRQQLLQWPRLQLFVQGALQDSPEENECGDSLSQEALEMSGSRGDGDEDQTDWL from the exons ATGAATGAAAAGGAGCAAGACAGTTCCTTATATTTCACAAAAGACCCTGATTGTGAAGTTCCTGACATTCACTATTACCCTGTTGTGCTGGCAGGAAATGCAACAGTGCTCTGGTTCTGCATGTGCAGGAACAGCTTCTCTGTCTACATCCTAAACCTGGCTTCTGtggactttcttttcctttgctgccACATTGTAGATACCCTGCTATATTTTGCCATgatcttttatttt TCTGTCAATAGGTGCACCAATATCATCATTTACTTCCTCACTGGCTCCTTTAGGCAGCAGCTTCTACAGTGGCCACGTCTCCAGCTGTTTGTACAGGGGGCTTTGCAGGACTCTCCTGAGGAAAATGAATGTGGAGACAGCCTTTCTCAGGAAGCCCTGGAGATGTCAGGCAGCAGAGGAGATGGTGATGAAGATCAGACAGATTGGCTCTGA